One segment of Sinorhizobium mexicanum DNA contains the following:
- a CDS encoding UvrD-helicase domain-containing protein yields MRRLNTITAAAGAGKTTRIVADIAREVTIRSPEEILATTFTIKAADELVERARAKLFDGGNTDAAVRLLGASFGTVNAVCGQIVSDFAMDLGRSPSTSVIGEGNEALVFSVAADAAIAARASVLNPLAERFGYNDPRRPDSGEPPDWRRTVRAIVNLARANGLDATGLLASAELSVETYRALQPPPAVDGAALDTAIAAALAAVMAARPAKLSKTAEGHLPTIRAAHERALRGETLNWPIWAKLTKVACARTKDGPAYAEALDDLIAAAGRHVDHPRLRAETEQFARETFSCAAEALTSYQHWKAERGLLDFTDQEALALEVLKDPIRVGRLRERVGRVFVDEFQDSSPLQLAVFSALAEVAEESTWVGDPKQAIYGFRGADTELTQAAFTGAGVTAEPQDVLAKSWRSRPGVIELSNALFTPAFERMGLPAAQHAFSGAERSDLGFDQPPIAWWPLLGKVEEQAQALAEGIRDCLADASQWMVEGLRREHRPLRSGDVAVLCRTNIDVARFARALSRAGLPVAVERSGLARTPHVELVLAACRWLADATDRLALAELARFFGDDAVSNDWLIAAAAEDSVAALRARVPVADELERLRERVLNLTPAELVDSVLALPAMMAQIEQWGDPAIRFDDLEALRGFATAYENECASSGAPATLHGLLLSLEGADPKRPPSLAKDAIQVMTYHGAKGLEWPMTVLTGLAWEPRARVFEPVAEVNGELDWRAPLERRWIRFWPWPYGQSGKDSALEVAAFASEHGQGAWRRAVQEDIRLLYVGVTRARDYLVFAPPAKGALNWLRLLDDPDGAPHVVPPPADDNLLTVGGRTFVAHVRPLAADEAPEERYAQPSFVRPRSAPAERPPLYLRPSDAEGGDWRVVERVNLGGRLPIDGVADMAALGEALHAIIAYDDGSRETAQRLADADAMLTSWGVKGFAAVDALTACDRLSVWLRNRWPNGSMLPEAPMTARFGDQLVQGRIDLLVNLEDSSAIIDHKSFPGRMEQWEGLALHHAPQLGLYGEAVAMVSGRSCEELWIHMPVVGALLRVARVTE; encoded by the coding sequence ATGCGTCGACTTAACACCATCACGGCAGCCGCTGGTGCCGGCAAAACCACGCGTATCGTCGCCGACATTGCGCGAGAGGTCACCATCCGTTCGCCAGAAGAAATCTTAGCTACCACCTTTACGATCAAAGCCGCTGACGAACTTGTCGAGCGCGCCCGGGCGAAGCTCTTCGACGGGGGGAACACTGATGCCGCCGTGCGTCTTCTTGGGGCAAGTTTTGGCACCGTGAACGCTGTGTGCGGCCAGATCGTCAGCGACTTTGCGATGGATCTGGGGCGCTCGCCGTCAACGAGTGTTATCGGCGAAGGCAACGAGGCTCTGGTCTTCAGTGTAGCCGCGGATGCCGCCATTGCGGCAAGAGCCAGCGTGCTGAACCCTCTGGCCGAACGCTTCGGCTACAATGACCCGAGGCGTCCGGATAGCGGTGAGCCACCGGACTGGCGGCGCACGGTCCGAGCCATCGTCAATCTGGCACGAGCCAACGGTCTCGATGCCACAGGCCTACTAGCGTCGGCAGAGCTCTCGGTCGAAACCTACCGAGCGCTCCAGCCGCCGCCAGCTGTGGACGGTGCAGCGCTGGATACAGCAATCGCCGCGGCGCTCGCGGCCGTCATGGCCGCCCGTCCGGCAAAGTTAAGCAAGACTGCGGAAGGGCATCTGCCAACCATTCGTGCTGCGCATGAGCGCGCGTTGCGAGGGGAAACGCTCAACTGGCCGATATGGGCAAAACTGACGAAGGTCGCCTGCGCCCGGACCAAGGATGGACCGGCCTACGCAGAAGCCTTGGACGATCTGATCGCTGCTGCCGGGCGTCATGTGGATCACCCCCGGCTGCGGGCCGAGACCGAGCAGTTCGCTCGTGAGACGTTCAGTTGTGCAGCGGAGGCCCTGACCTCCTATCAACACTGGAAGGCCGAGCGTGGTCTTCTCGATTTCACGGATCAGGAGGCACTCGCCCTCGAGGTGTTGAAGGATCCTATTCGCGTTGGGCGGCTGCGCGAACGTGTTGGCCGGGTGTTCGTGGATGAGTTTCAGGATTCCAGCCCGCTGCAGCTGGCGGTGTTCTCGGCTTTGGCGGAAGTCGCTGAGGAAAGCACCTGGGTCGGCGACCCGAAACAGGCAATATATGGCTTCCGCGGAGCCGATACGGAACTCACCCAAGCCGCTTTTACTGGCGCCGGCGTCACCGCGGAACCGCAAGACGTCCTCGCCAAATCCTGGCGGAGTCGTCCCGGGGTGATCGAGCTGTCGAACGCTTTGTTTACCCCAGCTTTCGAGCGGATGGGCTTGCCGGCGGCTCAGCATGCATTTTCCGGAGCCGAGCGCTCGGACCTCGGGTTCGATCAGCCGCCAATCGCCTGGTGGCCGCTCCTTGGCAAAGTCGAGGAACAAGCGCAAGCGCTGGCGGAGGGAATCCGTGACTGCCTGGCGGATGCCTCGCAGTGGATGGTCGAAGGCCTGCGACGCGAGCACCGACCACTCAGATCGGGCGATGTTGCCGTCCTTTGCCGTACGAATATCGATGTTGCCCGTTTTGCACGGGCACTCAGCCGAGCTGGTTTGCCGGTCGCGGTGGAGCGCTCTGGTCTGGCACGTACCCCGCACGTCGAGCTGGTTCTGGCGGCCTGCCGTTGGCTGGCCGACGCGACCGACCGGTTGGCGCTCGCTGAACTGGCCCGGTTCTTCGGCGACGATGCGGTGTCAAACGACTGGCTGATTGCAGCGGCCGCTGAGGACTCCGTCGCTGCGCTGCGCGCAAGAGTTCCTGTCGCAGATGAGCTTGAGCGGCTTCGCGAACGGGTACTGAACCTGACGCCCGCCGAACTCGTGGATTCGGTGCTCGCCTTGCCGGCAATGATGGCGCAAATTGAGCAGTGGGGTGACCCTGCTATTCGTTTCGACGATCTTGAAGCGCTTCGGGGCTTCGCCACCGCCTATGAAAACGAATGCGCCTCCTCCGGGGCACCGGCGACGCTGCACGGCCTGCTCCTCAGCCTCGAGGGTGCCGATCCAAAGCGACCACCGAGTCTCGCCAAGGACGCAATTCAGGTGATGACCTATCATGGTGCGAAGGGTCTGGAGTGGCCTATGACCGTCTTGACGGGGCTTGCATGGGAGCCGAGGGCGCGGGTGTTCGAGCCGGTCGCGGAGGTAAATGGCGAGCTCGACTGGCGCGCGCCCCTCGAGAGGCGGTGGATCCGATTCTGGCCGTGGCCTTATGGCCAGTCTGGTAAAGACAGCGCGCTGGAAGTTGCGGCGTTCGCTTCCGAGCATGGTCAGGGCGCCTGGCGCCGCGCCGTGCAGGAAGACATCCGACTCCTCTATGTCGGGGTGACGCGTGCTCGTGATTACCTCGTGTTCGCGCCGCCAGCCAAAGGGGCATTGAATTGGCTGAGATTGCTGGATGACCCTGATGGTGCTCCACACGTTGTCCCACCGCCGGCGGACGACAATCTATTGACGGTCGGCGGCCGAACATTTGTTGCGCATGTCCGGCCGCTTGCAGCGGATGAAGCCCCGGAGGAGCGTTACGCGCAACCATCTTTCGTCCGGCCGCGAAGCGCTCCTGCTGAACGGCCACCGCTATACCTGCGACCCAGCGACGCCGAAGGAGGCGATTGGAGGGTTGTGGAACGAGTGAACCTCGGTGGGCGCTTGCCGATCGATGGGGTCGCAGACATGGCTGCGCTCGGGGAAGCCTTGCATGCCATCATTGCCTACGATGATGGCAGCCGGGAGACAGCGCAACGGCTTGCAGACGCCGACGCGATGCTCACCAGTTGGGGGGTGAAAGGGTTCGCCGCGGTCGATGCGCTGACCGCGTGCGACAGACTTTCTGTTTGGCTCAGAAACCGCTGGCCAAACGGAAGTATGCTTCCTGAGGCGCCGATGACCGCGCGCTTTGGCGACCAGCTCGTTCAAGGCAGGATCGATCTGCTCGTGAACCTGGAAGATAGCTCTGCAATTATAGATCATAAGAGCTTCCCTGGACGGATGGAGCAGTGGGAGGGGCTCGCTCTCCACCACGCTCCTCAGCTTGGGCTTTATGGCGAAGCCGTCGCTATGGTGTCGGGGCGATCGTGCGAGGAGCTTTGGATTCACATGCCTGTCGTCGGTGCTCTGCTGCGGGTGGCGCGCGTGACGGAATGA
- a CDS encoding McrC family protein, translating into MIRRTILEWETIKYGTASDEIPAHAADRIAAVATVSPLGGRGGGGVLEHGRSRLRAKGVVGVIAAEGCALEILPKIDFPGEDGAELTGRIRRRLVHMLAVALDLKIDAGQITALDWQRETLLEILIRLFSEKLVDAVRQGMPRRYVEHTDDLPVLRGRLDVMRQFTALAAEPSRLACRYDALTADVALNRIMKAAVARLARIARNTDNQRRLHELAFAYADIAAVPVAALRWDEVVLDRTNNRWRELINLARLLLGERFQTTSAGGSSGFSLLFEMHTLFEEYVARMLKRALADTNLRVVSQGGRLYCLETDDRRGLFQTRPDILVKCGEEIVQIIDTKWKRISPRVDDPKQGVAQGDVYQMMAYGQLYQCDRLTLLYPHHSAITRTDGIQAAHKVNGMDRWLKMATVDVSRSDMLCERLRTLACSDSAMVD; encoded by the coding sequence ATGATCCGTCGTACAATTCTCGAATGGGAAACAATCAAATACGGCACGGCCTCGGATGAAATTCCGGCCCATGCTGCCGACCGCATTGCTGCGGTGGCGACAGTATCGCCGCTAGGTGGCCGGGGTGGGGGCGGCGTCTTGGAACACGGACGTAGTCGCCTTCGAGCGAAAGGGGTTGTCGGCGTCATTGCCGCTGAAGGCTGTGCGTTGGAAATACTGCCCAAGATTGACTTCCCAGGCGAGGATGGCGCCGAGTTGACCGGCCGTATTCGACGTCGTCTCGTCCACATGCTCGCCGTCGCGCTGGATCTGAAGATCGATGCGGGACAGATCACCGCGTTGGATTGGCAACGTGAGACCCTGCTCGAGATCCTTATTAGATTGTTCTCCGAGAAGCTCGTCGATGCCGTCCGTCAGGGTATGCCGCGCCGTTATGTCGAGCATACTGACGACCTGCCCGTGTTGCGCGGAAGGCTTGACGTAATGCGGCAGTTCACGGCACTCGCCGCCGAACCATCCCGCCTTGCCTGCCGATACGATGCGCTAACGGCCGACGTCGCCCTCAATCGGATCATGAAGGCAGCTGTCGCGCGACTTGCGCGGATTGCACGCAACACTGACAATCAACGGCGGTTGCACGAGTTGGCATTCGCATATGCCGACATTGCGGCTGTGCCAGTTGCGGCTCTGCGCTGGGATGAAGTCGTGCTTGATCGCACAAACAACCGCTGGCGTGAGTTGATCAATCTCGCCCGCCTTTTGCTCGGTGAGCGGTTTCAGACGACCTCCGCAGGCGGTAGCAGCGGGTTTTCTCTGCTGTTCGAAATGCACACGTTGTTTGAGGAATACGTCGCCCGGATGTTGAAGCGCGCGCTGGCCGACACAAATCTTCGCGTTGTCAGCCAGGGAGGGCGGCTTTATTGCCTCGAAACAGATGATCGACGCGGTCTGTTCCAGACCCGTCCCGATATCTTAGTGAAGTGTGGCGAAGAGATCGTGCAGATCATCGATACGAAGTGGAAGCGGATCTCGCCTCGCGTGGATGATCCGAAGCAGGGTGTGGCGCAGGGTGACGTCTATCAGATGATGGCTTATGGGCAACTTTACCAATGTGACCGACTGACATTGCTCTACCCACATCACTCGGCGATTACACGAACCGATGGCATCCAAGCAGCGCATAAAGTCAACGGTATGGATCGTTGGTTGAAAATGGCTACAGTTGACGTTAGCCGAAGCGACATGCTCTGCGAGCGTTTGCGGACTCTCGCGTGCTCCGATTCCGCCATGGTTGACTAA
- a CDS encoding AAA family ATPase, which translates to MREEEFKAWLEAGGARAETARKTRAYAVRTIESNLAALESPHADLDSAWREDRFQQLRHKLKELREDFRKGGIDYQILMPKSDNPDNRLSSWGSWLGQYGQFLSGEPRGQRDADRIRQYVLESYIEPGRERDAPTVDVLVREINDALGLNQAWPNICQAITNSIFLDMAEVEAPERIGAPQSSATVFRYRLNEAAQLEIDAAKTTPFVLFDAAGAAFKPVVNQNRQTGQSAYRIKPAGASNRADEAVEVETIAEVARALLIDGRPARMQSVNGGSVNYLSYGKQKLVRYELDPAIAKQIGVPATGELGQSASEGRGMMHNKVELQVAKPTNLILYGPPGTGKTYATATEAIRLCGEPVPQDRDELMAAYRRLLDAGRIEFVTFHQSTSYEDFVEALRPTQLGDDGSAGFELRPEQGVFRRIARRAETSTGPGETSFSIADRQVFKMSIGEAANPEDAHLFEEAIAGGYTLLGFEEIDWSDQRFANREAIIETVRVQGVLEKNEPNAMSGRVQMPFIFRNWVKTGDIVIVSKGNSLFRAIGEVTGDYQFLPREGGTYGHRRAVRWLWVDRAGVRVSEIYARNFTMKSIYQLTDSDLNVPALERYIASQQDTGTGAPESFVLIIDEINRANISKVFGELITLLEPDKRIGQTNALKVRLPYSGDMFGVPSNLHIIGTMNTADRSIALLDTALRRRFEFRELMPRASLLQPVNGISLAKMLATINERIEYLFDREHQIGHAYFINCKSLADVNEVMQHKVIPLLAEYFYEDWAKVAAVLGDGHDSEGDREGNFIDRRRLKPPKGMMNDDDATPRYRWSVREKFSYDDFLAE; encoded by the coding sequence GTGAGGGAAGAAGAATTTAAAGCTTGGCTTGAGGCCGGGGGCGCGAGAGCTGAGACTGCACGGAAAACGCGCGCTTATGCAGTCAGAACAATAGAAAGCAATTTAGCAGCGCTTGAATCTCCCCATGCGGATCTCGACAGCGCATGGAGGGAGGATCGCTTTCAACAGCTCCGCCATAAGTTGAAGGAGCTGCGAGAAGATTTCCGAAAAGGCGGCATCGACTATCAAATTCTGATGCCTAAATCAGACAACCCCGATAATCGACTGTCGAGTTGGGGATCGTGGCTCGGGCAGTATGGGCAGTTTCTGAGTGGTGAGCCCCGCGGCCAACGCGATGCCGATCGCATCCGACAGTACGTCCTTGAGAGCTACATTGAGCCTGGGCGCGAGCGCGATGCCCCAACCGTCGATGTGTTGGTCCGTGAGATCAACGATGCGCTCGGCCTTAATCAAGCATGGCCCAATATCTGCCAAGCTATCACAAACTCCATCTTTCTTGACATGGCCGAAGTCGAAGCTCCCGAACGGATCGGAGCCCCCCAAAGTTCGGCGACAGTCTTCCGGTATCGGTTGAACGAAGCGGCTCAATTGGAAATCGATGCAGCTAAAACAACTCCCTTCGTCCTCTTCGATGCAGCTGGGGCGGCCTTTAAACCGGTCGTCAATCAGAACCGCCAAACTGGGCAATCAGCCTACCGAATCAAGCCAGCGGGCGCCAGCAATAGGGCAGACGAGGCGGTTGAGGTGGAAACAATCGCGGAGGTAGCGCGCGCATTGTTAATCGATGGTCGGCCCGCGAGGATGCAATCCGTTAACGGTGGGAGTGTGAACTATCTCAGCTACGGTAAACAGAAACTCGTGCGCTATGAGCTTGACCCGGCGATCGCAAAACAAATTGGAGTTCCGGCTACAGGTGAGCTTGGCCAATCCGCGAGCGAGGGTCGGGGGATGATGCACAATAAAGTGGAGCTGCAGGTGGCCAAACCAACGAATCTCATTCTTTATGGGCCGCCCGGTACGGGAAAGACCTACGCGACGGCAACAGAAGCCATCCGATTGTGCGGGGAGCCCGTGCCCCAAGATCGGGACGAGCTCATGGCCGCCTATCGTCGCCTGTTGGATGCCGGTCGCATCGAGTTTGTCACGTTTCACCAATCCACTTCGTACGAGGATTTTGTTGAGGCGCTGCGGCCTACGCAACTAGGCGATGATGGATCCGCTGGTTTCGAGCTTAGACCTGAGCAAGGAGTTTTTCGTAGAATCGCGCGGCGCGCGGAGACAAGCACCGGACCGGGTGAAACGAGCTTCTCAATTGCAGATCGCCAGGTTTTCAAAATGTCGATCGGTGAGGCTGCCAACCCTGAGGACGCCCATCTATTCGAGGAGGCTATTGCCGGCGGCTACACGCTGCTCGGGTTCGAGGAAATCGATTGGAGCGACCAACGTTTCGCCAACCGTGAAGCGATCATCGAAACTGTTCGCGTTCAAGGAGTCTTAGAAAAAAACGAACCCAACGCGATGAGTGGGCGGGTCCAAATGCCCTTCATCTTCCGCAATTGGGTTAAGACAGGCGATATCGTGATCGTGTCGAAGGGCAATAGCCTGTTCCGCGCGATCGGCGAGGTTACAGGCGATTATCAGTTCTTGCCGCGCGAGGGCGGGACCTATGGACACCGTCGTGCAGTTCGGTGGTTGTGGGTTGACCGTGCAGGCGTGCGTGTAAGCGAGATCTATGCGCGTAACTTCACAATGAAGTCGATTTATCAGTTGACCGATTCAGATTTGAACGTGCCGGCGCTCGAACGCTATATCGCCAGCCAGCAAGACACGGGGACCGGCGCCCCCGAATCCTTTGTGCTGATTATTGATGAGATCAATCGTGCCAACATTTCGAAGGTATTCGGCGAGCTAATCACCTTACTCGAGCCGGACAAACGCATTGGTCAGACGAATGCACTAAAGGTTCGGCTGCCTTACTCGGGGGACATGTTTGGTGTGCCTTCAAATCTCCACATCATCGGCACGATGAATACGGCAGATCGTTCGATCGCACTGCTCGACACCGCGCTTCGACGTCGCTTTGAGTTCCGCGAGTTGATGCCCCGCGCCTCCTTGCTCCAGCCGGTTAATGGCATTAGCCTTGCCAAAATGCTCGCCACCATAAATGAGCGCATCGAGTACCTGTTTGATCGCGAGCATCAGATCGGCCATGCGTATTTCATAAATTGTAAGTCCCTTGCAGATGTAAACGAGGTGATGCAGCACAAGGTCATCCCCTTGCTTGCCGAGTACTTCTATGAGGATTGGGCGAAAGTCGCGGCGGTCCTCGGCGATGGTCACGACAGCGAGGGCGACCGCGAGGGTAACTTCATTGATCGACGTCGGTTAAAACCGCCCAAGGGCATGATGAACGATGACGATGCCACGCCCCGCTATCGTTGGAGCGTTCGGGAAAAGTTCTCATATGACGACTTCTTAGCCGAATGA